A window from Mauremys reevesii isolate NIE-2019 linkage group 9, ASM1616193v1, whole genome shotgun sequence encodes these proteins:
- the GOLIM4 gene encoding Golgi integral membrane protein 4 isoform X8 — MLKSQHEELKKQHADLEEEHRKQGEDFRRTFSDHKQKYVQIQEEKEQELSKLKESLYNLRDENRQLRKAHQDIHTQLQDVKQQHKNLLSQHDQLVVTLEDHKSALAAAQSQVEEYKQLKDTLNKMPSFRQPEKLEQPNVPQEVAVAGATPPNSDLPPHEKNAVEEQKEVPQNKEKPQEREEINSKRREDGDEPLHLGRKANEGHPHKELNIQEQQEAGEDEEPHMDQVEEEHKKELEEEEMEQAGQPENLVEEQDQAPEEHDWKEREHKEEAANMLGEHIHSEVQDSLLNNSHPFWHLSTAGPALHLQLVADSVTKRYKLAYEEQLEQQHLAARRAEEAKQLREHQESLHQQRLKGQLLRQQQLQEKELALRRQAERGEEQYKNQLSQQAHYDNMDHDIVQGEEGQGIHEEDGVYERDNQHQDEAEEVEDQINANEQQEPEQTENQQADGPALQKAAVEDVNPADDPNNQGEDEFEEAEQERDENLPDENEQHKQNNQKQENPEMEEHLVMAGNPDQQEDNEDEQYQEEGEEEVQEDLTEEKKKELEHNAEEPYGENDENADEKNNEAADREQGDHEENNQKEGHEENYEEEEEDEEEGGAIAAKAHRRGEM, encoded by the exons ATGTTGAAG AGTCAACATGAGGAACTAAAGAAACAGCATGCAGACCTCGAGGAGGAACACCGAAAACAAGGAGAAGACTTCAGAAGAACATTCAGCGATCACAAGCAGAAATATGTACAAATACAGGAAGAGAAAGAGCAGGAACTCTCCAAGCTAAAGG aatCTCTGTATAATTTGCGAGACGAAAATAGACAGCTAAGAAAAGCACACCAAGATATTCATACCCAGCTACAAGATGTCAAG CAACAACATAAGAATTTACTCTCCCAACATGACCAGCTTGTAGTGACATTGGAAGACCACAAGAGTGCACTAGCTGCTGCACAG TCCCAGGTAGAAGAATATAAACAACTGAAGGACACACTCAACAAAATGCCAAGTTTTCGACAACCTGAAAAGTTAGAGCAGCCAAATGTTCCACAGGAAGTGGCAGTGGCAGGAGCAACACCTCCAAATAGTGACCTCCCACCACATGAGAAAAATGCAGTTGAAGAGCAAAAAGAG GTACCCCAGAATAAGGAGAAGCCACAGGAAAGGGAAGAAATAAATTCCAagagaagagaagatggagatgaACCTTTACATTTGGGCAGAAAAGCAAATGAGGGTCACCCTCACAAAGAACTGAATATTCAGGAGCAACAAGAAGCAGGAGAAGATGAAGAGCCACACATGGACCAAGTTGAAGAAGAACACAAAAAAGAACTTGAGGAAGAGGAAATGGAGCAGGCAGGGCAACCTGAGAACTTGGTGGAAGAACAGGATCAAGCACCAGAAGAACATGACTGGAAAGAACGGGAACATAAAGAGGAAGCAGCCAACATGCTGGGTGAACACATTCACTCAGAGGTGCAAGATTCTCTTCTCAACAATAGCCACCCTTTCTGGCACCTGTCAACTGCAGGCCCTGCTTTGCACCTGCAATTAGTTGCAGAT AGTGTAACAAAAAGATACAAACTGGCCTATGAAGAACAGTTGGAACAGCAGCATCTGGCCGCCCGAAGAGCTGAAGAAGCCAAACAGCTAAGGGAACATCAGGAATCTCTACACCAGCAGAGGCTGAAAGGGCAGTTATTACGGCAGCAGCAGCTTCAAGAAAAAGAGCTTGCACTACGGAGACAGGCTGAACGAGGAGAAGAGCAGTACAAAAACCAGCTAAG CCAACAAGCTCATTATGACAATATGGACCATGATATTGTACAAGGAGAAGAGGGGCAAGGCATCCATGAAGAGGATGGAG TGTATGAAAGGGACAATCAGCACCAAGATGAAGCTGAAGAAGTAGAAGACCAAATTAATGCAAATGAGCAGCAAGAACCAGAGCAAACAGAGAACCAGCAGGCAGATGGGCCAGCG TTACAGAAGGCAGCTGTGGAAGATGTGAACCCAGCTGATGATCCTAACAATCAGGGAGAGGATGAGTTTGAAGAAGCTGAACAAGAGAGAGACGAGAATCTGCCAGATGAGAATGAGCAGCACAAACAAAATAATCAGAAGCAGGAGAATCCTGAGATGGAGGAACATTTGGTG ATGGCAGGAAATCCTGACCAGCAAGAAGATAATGAGGATGAACAGTACCAAGAAGAGGGAGAAGAAGAG GTCCAAGAAGATTTGACTGAAGAGAAGAAAAAGGAACTGGAACACAATGCTGAAGAGCCATATGGTGAAAATGATGAAAAT GCTGATGAAAAAAACAATGAAGCTGCAGACCGTGAGCAAGGAGATCACGAAGAGAACAACCAAAAAGAAGGTCATGAAGAAAAttatgaggaggaagaggaagatgaggaggaaggtgGCGCCATTGCAGCAAAAGCCCATAGAAGAGGGGAAATGTAA